One part of the Lachnospiraceae bacterium JLR.KK002 genome encodes these proteins:
- a CDS encoding IS630 family transposase, whose amino-acid sequence MPSKEDPEFIACMEDIPDVYERPYDENRPVVCMDEKPYQLLGESREPLPMIPGSDRKTDSEYVRNGTVSIFAFVEPLGGMHHVSVREHRTAVDWAEEIRYLVDIMYPDAEKIVLVMDNLNTHKAASLYKRYPPEEARRIIKKLEIHYTPKHGSWLDIAEIELNVMTRQCLSRRIAETGLLRKELSAWETERNTVAAKVNWQFRTTDARIKLSSLYPVFTAAS is encoded by the coding sequence ATCCCGTCAAAAGAAGACCCGGAATTCATAGCCTGCATGGAGGATATCCCTGATGTTTACGAACGCCCCTATGATGAAAATCGTCCGGTTGTGTGTATGGACGAAAAACCATATCAGCTTTTGGGAGAGTCCAGGGAGCCTTTGCCAATGATTCCCGGAAGTGACCGGAAAACCGATTCGGAATATGTCCGCAATGGTACGGTCAGCATCTTTGCCTTCGTGGAACCGCTCGGAGGGATGCACCATGTGAGTGTCCGGGAACACCGTACAGCCGTCGACTGGGCAGAGGAAATCAGGTATCTGGTGGACATCATGTACCCTGATGCCGAGAAGATCGTCCTTGTGATGGATAATCTGAACACACATAAAGCAGCTTCCCTGTACAAACGGTATCCGCCTGAAGAAGCAAGACGCATCATAAAAAAATTGGAGATACATTATACGCCAAAGCATGGGAGCTGGCTGGACATTGCAGAAATAGAGCTTAATGTAATGACCAGGCAATGTCTCAGCCGCCGCATCGCTGAAACAGGACTGTTACGCAAAGAACTGTCCGCATGGGAAACGGAGCGGAATACAGTGGCGGCAAAGGTCAACTGGCAGTTCCGGACTACTGATGCCAGAATAAAGCTCAGTTCCTTATACCCTGTATTTACTGCTGCCTCTTGA